Proteins encoded together in one Diabrotica undecimpunctata isolate CICGRU chromosome 3, icDiaUnde3, whole genome shotgun sequence window:
- the Arp10 gene encoding actin-related protein 10, which translates to MPIYETLSSDKLTVVLDIGSAYTKFGFSGEFAPRTIIKSVARCKKSGQLRRIWDYESAEDLYDLLVEFLHVIYFRYALLSPKDKPVIIVESLLCPTLFRETLAKVLFSHYEISMMLSLPSHLVSLASIAVDTAVVVDIGYKEAVVIPVCHGLPMIQAWQALPIGAEAIHSKLRTLLSSNNTGIQNLSEETLEDIKVRCCFVTEKNRAEQLAQAKPDIVACPDVKYPIGGTESIVVSGKVRERTFEILYEEDNDHYCLSTMILDAILQVDLNLRQKLSENLLLIGGTTMIPGFKARLKEELEHQLKNERYSKLHLKGFGFHSAPCKENYAAWLGGAIYGATELLNMKAVTKEIYFKDNKLPDWVHLREGGRTL; encoded by the exons ATGCCAATTTATGAGACGTTAAGCAGTGATAAATTAACTGTCGTTCTTGATATAGGATCTGCATATACAAA ATTTGGCTTTTCTGGTGAATTTGCTCCTAGGACAATTATAAAATCGGTAGCTAGATGTAAGAAATCTGGTCAGCTAAGAAGAATATGGGATTACGAATCTGCTGAAGATCTTTATGATCTATTGGTAGAATTCTTGCATGTAATTTATTTTAGATATGCTCTCCTAAGTCCAAAAGACAAACCTGTAATCATTGTTGAATCTTTGCTCTGTCCGACTCTGTTTAGAGAAACATTAGCGAAG GTTTTATTTTCTCACTATGAAATATCAATGATGCTTAGTTTACCTTCACATTTAGTTAGTCTGGCCAGTATTGCAGTTGATACTGCTGTGGTTGTAGATATTGGATACAAAGAAGCTGTGGTAATTCCAGTTTGCCATGGTTTACCAATGATCCAAGCTTGGCAAGCACTACCAATAGGAGCTGAAGCTATACACAG caaattgaGAACACTGCTTAGTAGTAACAACACAGGAATACAAAATTTATCAGAAGAAACATTGGAGGATATTAAAGTAAGATGTTGTTTTGTAACAGAGAAAAATAGAGCTGAACAATTAGCACAAGCAAAACCTGATATAGTTGCTTGCCCAGATGTGAAATATCCAATAG GGGGAACGGAGAGTATAGTAGTTAGTGGAAAAGTCAGGGAAAGAACTTTCGAAATATTGTATGAGGAAGATAATGATCACTACTGTTTGTCAACGATGATACTTGACGCAATATTACAAGTAGATCTAAATCTTAGACAGAAATTATCTGAGAATTTGTTATTAATTGGTGGAACAACTATGATACCGGGTTTTAAAGCCAGATTAAAAGAAGAACTAGAGCATCAATTGAAAAATGAACGGTACAGCAAATTACATTTGAAAGGATTTGGCTTTCATTCTGCTCCTTGCAAAGAAAATTATGCTGCATGGCTAGGAG GTGCAATATATGGGGCAACCGAGCTTTTGAACATGAAGGCAGTTACCAAAGAAATTTATTTCAAAGACAACAAATTACCTGATTGGGTCCATTTAAGAGAAGGAGGTCGAAcgctttag
- the LOC140436098 gene encoding uncharacterized protein, giving the protein MVVKITQFQRKDIHKVTWMSYDGITRNQIDHVLIDGRHSSNIISAHSLRGAESNADHFLVRTKMRTKLKTRQPKQRQQGNKWDISRLDLPDNERQYQALIQNKLQTLEEEETSTPELTIDQKWQNITNAMESALDETIGKERNNKKKNQWFDQECEQSLHQKAIKRLELLTPYR; this is encoded by the coding sequence ATGGTAGTAAAAATTACACAATTCCaaagaaaagatatacataaagtAACCTGGATGTCATATGACGGAATCACACGAAACCAGATAGACCATGTGCTTATCGATGGAAGACATTCTAGCAATATCATCAGCGCACATAGTCTGAGGGGAGCAGAAAGTAACGCTGACCACTTCCTGGTCAGAACAAAAATGAGAACAAAGCTAAAGACGAGACAGCCAAAGCAACGCCAACAAGGAAACAAATGGGACATTTCAAGGCTCGATTTACCTGATAATGAACGACAATATCAGGCACTGATTCAAAACAAATTGCAGACactggaagaagaagaaacatcaaCGCCAGAATTAACCATAGACCAGAAATGGCAAAATATAACGAACGCCATGGAAAGTGCCTTAGATGAAACTATaggaaaagaaaggaataacaagaagaaaaaccagtggtTTGACCAGGAGTGCGAACAAAGCTTACATCAGAAAGCAATCAAGAGGCTAGAGTTACTAACGCCCTACAGATGA
- the Tes gene encoding uncharacterized protein Tes, whose protein sequence is MSSEIVVPETPNWLQELEAKREKRLKARLGHEAGAGAPCLKCEDKCPGLDLHFWRKCCKICKCSKEEHQVQDDDIYGWAQFQLLGSKPNKIKTKIVLPGKKDEIDLDWVPKGHNDTVEKYLKTLPPEQLPVKGSQAAQDRKQLLQKQIPIHDIDPTLCHELTEDELEKMKEYIAHVKQSSAGVGQLVSLSSIIRGKLHMLSPSEAAILASRYSKGIPVSEIVKLQSQNKAGSLAHNLDKLSIKHKNLPQYIPNSLNETEDIFNPLSYTKVHDKEYPLYNNDINNSAPNAQFSAALGPKQLNINSSNAQSNPAVDPTIDPKYLQNPNFNPKNRPSNFANPNSPYSHGIHRENVPFANNPLDYNSENSAFVPYQKVSSTSKPGDVYTENNSVIDPRYAKNIPGQNKSAIFNMNPNQGEVEHNAQIYENLQDLQKSSSNMPNYAAGKYNTYSDTQSPVKMPKNVKDLAYSTYNSDIHGPKDNEDQENGFSFGKYRQPGSYSDNISKNNSGFRPIESGHVSSSQHFNPANPAQLLKSGDRRDPRDRGAYSAQFETINPHSSLSHSTGTRSANTGGYSSPIHPNISSRSYPGLKVEDVAKHDAQYEPAIATNVRPGGFRDFNTTLDPNSSYASSIAETSENAPSVNFAFDPNNPNFVYPHSEHLSGMAPGLSDPLNSKSGTFRSTGNSGLSRETSGHNPSVGSMDQSLGYQKAPGMQSSLEAGSGGVLLPNNSLKSEKKLSELYPSDLRINEDFVNPSQVNVGLIQDINYPEIKTASREVDDFYEEYSPDSIKEILNNVILPDCHYCKKPFEENEFAVSIDRANVLFHAGCFKCAGCNQILADNMYFYNKESDNVYCLRDYAKIRGLPRCKACDELIFTKEYCLAENSTFHLKHFCCTQCDMPLAGQDYLLEDEMPYCLPCFEQNKASKCSACGKIIKPDEVGCNLRGVHFHATDACFACKVCKTPLTGKKLLLRNDQLYCSHECYGKDQ, encoded by the exons ATGAGTAGTGAAATTGTAGTGCCTGAAACGCCGAACTGGCTGCAAGAACTTGAAGCCAAACGGGAGAAGCGATTAAAAGCAAGATTAGGGCATGAGGCGGGAGCAGGGGCCCCTTGTTTAAAATGCGAAGATAAGTGTCCAG GATTGGATCTTCATTTCTGGAGAAAATGTTGCAAAATATGTAAATGCTCCAAAGAAGAACACCAGGTTCAAGATGATGACATTTATGGATGGGCACAGTTCCAGCTACTTGGGAGCAAACCAAATAAAATCAAAACCAAAATTG TATTACCTGGCAAGAAAGATGAAATCGATTTGGACTGGGTTCCCAAAGGGCACAATGACACTGTTGAAAAGTATCTTAAGACCCTTCCCCCAGAACAACTACCTGTCAAAGGTTCACAAGCAGCTCaagatagaaaacaacttcttcAAAAGCAGATTCCTATCCATGATATTGATCCTACATTGTGCCATGAATTAACAGAAGATGAGTTGGAGAAAATGAAGGAATATATTGCACATGTTAAGCAGAGTAGTGCAGGTGTAGGACAACTTGTTAGTTTATCTAGTATAATTAGGGGGAAACTGCACATGCTCAGTCCTTCAGAAGCAGCTATTTTAGCAAGTCGTTACTCAAAAGGTATTCCAGTATCAGAGATTGTTAAATTACAATCACAAAATAAAGCTGGTTCATTGGCACATAATTTAGACAAACTGTCTATAAAGCACAAGAATCTTCCACAAtatattcccaatagtttaaatGAAACTGAAGATATCTTTAATCCTTTAAGTTATACTAAAGTACATGATAAAGAATATCCTTTGTATAATAATGATATTAATAACAGTGCACCAAATGCACAGTTTTCAGCAGCACTTGgaccaaaacaactaaatatcaATTCATCTAATGCTCAAAGCAATCCTGCTGTTGATCCTActattgatccaaaatatttacaaaatccCAATTTTAATCCAAAGAATAGACCTAGCAATTTTGCAAATCCAAATTCTCCATATAGCCATGGAATACACAGAGAAAATGTACCTTTTGCTAATAACCCATTGGACTACAACTCTGAAAATAGTGCCTTTGTGCCTTATCAAAAAGTTTCGTCAACATCCAAACCAGGAGAtgtttatacagaaaataattctGTAATTGATCCAAGGTATGCTAAAAATATTCCTGGTCAAAATAAAAGTGCAATTTTCAACATGAATCCAAATCAAGGGGAAGTTGAGCATAATGCACAAATTTATGAAAATCTACAAGATTTACAAAAATCTTCATCAAACATGCCAAATTATGCAGCAGGAAAGTATAATACATATTCCGATACCCAGTCGCCAGTTAAAATgcctaaaaatgttaaagatttagcTTACAGCACATATAATAGCGACATTCATGGTCCCAAAGACAATGAAGACCAAGAGAATGgttttagttttggaaaataCAGACAACCAGGCTCATACTCTGATAATATATCAAAAAATAACTCTGGATTTAGACCTATTGAATCTGGACATGTATCATCTTCACAACACTTTAATCCAGCAAATCCAGCTCAATTATTAAAATCCGGAGATCGTAGGGATCCTAGAGATCGTGGCGCTTACAGTGCACAGTTTGAAACAATAAATCCTCATTCAAGCTTAAGCCACTCCACTGGAACCAGGTCCGCAAATACTGGTGGTTATAGTTCACCAATACACCCAAATATATCCAGCCGCTCATATCCCGGTCTAAAAGTAGAAGATGTGGCAAAGCATGATGCTCAGTATGAACCAGCCATTGCTACCAACGTAAGACCTGGCGGTTTCAGAGATTTTAATACTACCTTAGATCCAAACTCATCCTATGCTTCTTCTATAGCAGAAACCAGTGAGAATGCACCTTCAGTTAATTTTGCGTTCGATCCCAACAATCCAAACTTTGTTTACCCCCATTCAGAACATTTATCAGGCATGGCCCCTGGTTTGTCTGATCCTTTGAATTCAAAATCTGGTACATTTAGATCTACTGGTAATTCTGGCTTGTCTAGAGAGACATCGGGCCATAATCCTAGTGTTGGTAGCATGGATCAAAGTTTGGGTTATCAGAAGGCACCGGGAATGCAAAGTTCTTTGGAAGCAGGTTCTGGAGGAGTACTGCTACCTAATAACTCATTAAAATCTGAGAAAAAACTGTCCGAGCTTTATCCCAGTGATTTAAGAATTAATGAAGATTTTGTTAATCCAAGTCAAGTCAATGTTGGCCTCATACAAGACATCAACTACCCGGAAATTAAGACAGCTTCTCGTGAAGTTGATGATTTTTATGAAGAGTACAGTCCAGATAGTATTAAAGAAATCTTGAACAATGTTATTTTACCAGATTGTCATTACTGCAAAAAACCATTTGAGGAAAATGAATTTGCTGTGTCAATAGACAGAGCTAATGTGCTTTTCCATGCTGGGTGTTTTAAATGTGCAGGGTGTAATCAAATACTTGCTGACAATATGTATTTTTACAATAAAGAAAGCGACAACGTTTATTGTTTGAGGGACTACGCAAAGATAAGAGGTTTACCTAGGTGTAAAGCTTGCGACGAGTTGATATTCACCAAAGAGTACTGCTTAGCGGAAAATAGCACTTTCCACTTAAAACATTTCTGTTGTACCCAATGTGATATGCCTTTGGCGGGTCAAGATTATCTTTTGGAAGACGAAATGCCTTATTGTTTGCCTTGTTTTGAACAAAATAAAGCCAGCAAGTGTAGTGCTTGTGGTAAGATTATTAAACCCGATGAAGTAGGCTGTAATTTGAGAGGAGTGCACTTTCATGCCACTGACGCATGTTTTGCATGTAAAGTTTGCAAGACTCCTTTGACTGGTAAGAAGTTATTGTTAAGGAATGATCAGTTGTATTGCTCGCATGAATGTTACGGCAAAGATcaatag